From Neisseria musculi, the proteins below share one genomic window:
- the iscA gene encoding iron-sulfur cluster assembly protein IscA, with amino-acid sequence MITLTKKAADHIQTFLTKRGKGEGIRLGVKTSGCSGMAYTLEFADTVQPEDLVFEGFGVKIFVDPKSHIYLDGTELDYTKEGLQEGFKFQNPNVKDECGCGESFHV; translated from the coding sequence ATGATTACCCTAACCAAAAAAGCTGCCGACCATATCCAAACCTTTTTAACCAAACGCGGCAAAGGCGAAGGCATCCGCTTGGGCGTGAAAACCAGCGGCTGCTCCGGCATGGCCTATACTTTGGAATTTGCAGACACCGTGCAGCCCGAAGATTTGGTGTTTGAAGGTTTCGGCGTAAAAATATTCGTTGATCCGAAAAGCCATATTTATCTTGACGGCACGGAATTGGACTACACCAAAGAAGGCTTGCAGGAAGGCTTTAAGTTCCAAAACCCCAATGTGAAAGACGAATGCGGCTGCGGCGAAAGCTTCCACGTTTAA
- a CDS encoding recombinase RecA has translation MPFTEAETQSLLAEKGIGKTVLQRLQQMGLDDAAKLVRAAVNDILQQGAALTGSICRKNSPQAKTAVAAAVAWAKRQTQA, from the coding sequence ATGCCTTTTACCGAAGCGGAAACCCAATCCCTATTGGCCGAAAAAGGCATAGGCAAAACCGTGTTGCAGCGTTTGCAGCAAATGGGTTTGGACGATGCCGCCAAGCTCGTCCGCGCCGCCGTTAACGATATTTTGCAACAAGGCGCGGCCCTAACCGGCTCGATCTGCCGGAAAAACAGCCCGCAGGCCAAAACCGCCGTCGCCGCCGCAGTAGCTTGGGCGAAACGGCAAACCCAAGCCTAG
- the iscU gene encoding Fe-S cluster assembly scaffold IscU, protein MAYSSKVIDHYENPRNVGSFDKNDESVGTGMVGAPACGDVMKLQIKVNGQGVIEDAKFKTYGCGSAIASSSLITEWVKGKSLDEALAIKNSEIAEELELPPVKVHCSILAEDAIKAAVSDYKKKNGV, encoded by the coding sequence ATGGCATACAGCAGCAAAGTAATCGACCACTACGAAAACCCCCGCAATGTCGGCTCGTTCGACAAAAACGATGAATCGGTCGGCACCGGCATGGTCGGCGCACCCGCCTGCGGCGATGTGATGAAGCTGCAAATCAAAGTAAACGGGCAAGGCGTGATTGAAGACGCCAAGTTCAAAACCTACGGCTGCGGCTCGGCCATCGCCTCTTCTTCATTGATCACCGAATGGGTGAAAGGCAAAAGCCTCGATGAAGCGCTGGCCATCAAAAACAGTGAAATCGCCGAAGAGCTGGAGCTGCCCCCGGTGAAAGTACACTGCTCGATTTTGGCCGAAGACGCGATTAAAGCCGCCGTTTCCGACTATAAAAAGAAAAACGGCGTTTAA